A section of the Pochonia chlamydosporia 170 chromosome Unknown PCv3seq00025, whole genome shotgun sequence genome encodes:
- a CDS encoding phosphorus acquisition-controlling protein (similar to Metarhizium acridum CQMa 102 XP_007809352.1) — translation MALTTRDFQDQHVAPTIEDEFHAFFHMSGDGIIGNGLQLNVHGFRDGSSRSVMNQYRRHQLQRADSILADADSSRIIPGSEDLLQSHTTTVVRTAGMQARLQASSAQSDYISSIDTQSQYLQLQRCQLLEQWATFFANQNHPVPCNPQSMEIAPGSGQFFSQAELMPQRTPYHWRYQHRMLEQQDIAFTSLDADYVMTLDPDINMENAFTTPGASFGPSTSPASYGQNDPPSVYDNSTQFSNSPDMDLKDLGMPPSGGSSTDLANEASKYKTIKEQDKCIKDSYLVKPQHWKMGPSPGTRSQVVTEVEEKHLSESSVQRLLPRPASSSEGSEENVSASSKSVLEIVPPPVLTGKFSSRSPHIQAQKGNTQQSKPHSLAEEQKGKQNQQQQPHPAPLTSFMRLPASKAKKPRAINEKELRQGLGTSTENIELLELLESISNRPPVPINISHVSQTSHIEPYLSRNAEQQPLLSHTVQNPETVSARQGPQLHPVSSGSRARKTAPIAAKNSRKRFIRSIHSSPTLLLRTSPKIKLLLPRTPGLSMADTVSRLLMTKSNYDNILEMNAVPGISYPAEASANLTAKRISHKVAEQGRRDRINSALQIMASFLLDEQKLDEGDDVEHKDGKAHSNILNSKASVVENAISYMIKLRNENDDLRQELRNLKTKLKEAKEARGIANAAAVMQI, via the exons atggctttgacgACCAGGGATTTCCAGGACCAGCATGTGGCTCCCACCATCGAAGATGAATTTCACGCGTTCTTCCATATGAGCGGTGACGGAATTATAGGTAATGGCTTGCAGCTCAACGTCCACGGATTTCGAGATGGCTCGTCACGGTCTGTGATGAACCAGTATCGACGGCACCAATTGCAACGAGCCGACTCCATCCTTGCCGATGCTGACTCTTCTCGTATTATCCCCGGAAGTGAGGATCTGTTGCAGAGTCACACAACCACCGTGGTGAGGACAGCCGGCATGCAAGCCAGGTTGCAGGCTTCCTCCGCCCAAAGCGACTATATTTCCAGCATCGATACCCAGAGCCAGTATCTCCAGCTGCAACGGTGTCAGCTTCTGGAACAGTGGGCAACCTTCTTCGCCAACCAAAATCACCCGGTTCCCTGTAACCCCCAAAGTATGGAGATAGCTCCTGGTAGCGGCCAATTTTTCTCCCAGGCAGAGCTGATGCCTCAGCGAACACCATATCATTGGAGATATCAGCATCGAATGTTAGAGCAGCAAGAT ATAGCCTTTACGTCTCTCGATGCCGACTATGTGATGACCTTGGATCCtgacatcaacatggaaAATGCCTTTACGACACCTGGAGCAAGCTTTGGCCCGTCTACTTCACCTGCTTCATATGGCCAAAACGACCCACCCTCTGTTTACGACAATAGCACCCAGTTTAGCAACTCACCGGATATGGATCTAAAAGACCTTGGCATGCCTCCATCAGGCGGATCAAGTACAGATTTGGCCAATGAGGCTAGCAAGTACAAGACAATCAAGGAACAGGATAAATGCATTAAGGACTCATACCTGGTCAAACCCCAGCACTGGAAAATGGGACCAAGCCCTGGTACTAGGTCACAAGTGGTGACTGAAGTTGAGGAGAAGCATTTGTCGGAATCATCGGTTCAGAGATTGCTTCCTCGGCCagcctcatcatctgaagGCTCCGAGGAAAATGTGTCCGCATCATCCAAAAGTGTGCTTGAAATTGTGCCCCCTCCAGTCCTGACTGGAAAATTTTCTAGTAGATCACCCCATATCCAAGCACAGAAAGGCAACACGCAGCAATCCAAACCTCATTCCCTGGCCGAAGAGCAGAAAGGAAagcagaaccaacagcagcagcctcatcccGCTCCGCTAACTTCGTTCATGAGACTCCCCGCTTCGAAAGCCAAGAAGCCACGCGCAATCAACGAAAAAGAGCTCCGTCAGGGACTGGGCACTTCCACGGAGAATATTGAATTACTTGAGCTACTGGAATCAATATCAAACAGACCGCCCGTGCCGATTAACATATCCCATGTGTCACAGACTTCCCACATCGAACCGTACTTATCGAGGAACGCCGAGCAACAGCCCCTCCTGTCCCATACCGTGCAAAACCCGGAAACGGTATCAGCAAGACAAGGCCCTCAACTACACCCGGTATCATCTGGGTCTAGAGCGCGTAAGACGGCTCCAATCGCTGCCAAAAATAGCAGGAAACGATTCATTCGATCAATCCACTCCTCCCCTACGTTGCTACTAAGAACATCTCCGAAGATTAAGCTTCTACTTCCGAGAACTCCTGGCCTATCGATGGCGGACACAGTTTCGCGGTTGCTCATGACCAAATCAAACTACGATAATATCTTGGAAATGAATGCAGTGCCTGGAATTTCATATCCAGCAGAGGCGTCAGCGAATCTCACCGCAAAACGAATATCTCACAAGGTTGCCGAGCAAGGACGAAGAGACCGTATCAATTCTGCTCTGCAAATTATGGCGAGCTTTTTGTTGGATGAACAAAAGTTGGAcgagggtgatgatgtggagcacaaggatggcaaggcaCACTCGAACATTCTGAACAGCAAAGCAAGTGTGGTGGAAAATGCCATTTCGTATATGATAAAACTTCGAAATGAAAATGACGACCTGAGACAAGAGCTGCGAAACTTAAAGACCAAGCTGAAAGAAGCTAAAGAAGCCCGTGGCATAGCCAACGCGGCAGCGGTGATGCAAATATAG